From Novipirellula galeiformis, the proteins below share one genomic window:
- a CDS encoding bifunctional proline dehydrogenase/L-glutamate gamma-semialdehyde dehydrogenase gives MSRGSSQDVSSDAMRAISLAAELLSEASKLQTPQERRQQAELDRMIGHAEDKATLVEMTDQAFRTHSPARVADQLTHLLDVQGIPRFFSPVEQAMLKGFQSFGEYLPGVAVPLVKEKMRRETANVILPAESKLLGEHLRNRQTHGMHMNVNLLGEAILGEQEARRRVDQCYEALRMNDLKCLSVKISTLYSQISPIARRHSIDKVADRLEALYRIAMNKADPMTKQSKFVYLDMEEYRDLYLTADILCNALDRESMLNVSAGIALQAYVPDSYDVMMRLIDWSRQRVAQGGQPLTIRLVKGANLEMERVDASIQGWPQAPYRSKVETDANFKSMLRQLIDGAAEGVIRVGVASHNLFDVALALLWSADCNATENIQFEMLEGMANHQRRAISERDNKMVLYAPACFQDSFINAIAYLIRRLDENTGPENFLRHTYRLKPDSEEFAMLAQGFKDSMAIIDTVSHTSRRTQDRRVRPEQPAVAEHWTQFVNDPDTDWSLPHNAEWIESVLNQWKDRCDTLSTGSGEIRESTDPSRPGVVVCRYSVPTLADVEAAVQTASAVQAEWGRTSVQYRHDLLRAVAQKLRIRRGDLIATMVADGGKTVLEADPEVSEAIDFCEFYPLTVDHWHRQSSVKLEPRGTVAVVTPWNFPLAIPAGGIAAALAAGNCVLLKPASETVLVAWHLCQAFWDAGVPKDVLQFVPCDGRTAEAGLVKNPQIETVILTGGTSTAKRMLSVRNDLHLLAETGGKNATIVTSMADRDLAVKHVVQSAFGHSGQKCSATSLLLLENDVFEDKTFREMLADAVSSIRVGSSWDLSTKMGPLIKPPQAELNQGLKSLEDDESWLVIPEHIVDNPNLYRPGVKWNIRPGSFTHLTELFGPVLGVMRFSRLEEAIEIVRSTGYGLTSGLESLDDREITLWRDSVHAGNLYINRPTTGAIVLRQPFGGVGLSAYGPGVKAGGPHYVLPLMQVTDGKSTVTLGSRETFGSDELDRLSSLLEWAEGEAVVDDVAATRIQAAAATQRVAVENEFSNDHDTFRLIGQDNIRRYRPTQAMNLRFAASDSISDIWIALSAAIAVKTQVTLSIDPEVSDAIQDLLEMIADEFPGLVNPIEESSSDLVERIAEGDVGRLRLLGSTKTSEIDEACAEHFVTVIREPVLVEGSVECLRYLDEQSISHDYHRYGNPGRRAGEKRAEVL, from the coding sequence ATGTCACGGGGTTCTTCACAAGACGTATCGTCGGATGCAATGCGAGCAATTTCGCTCGCAGCGGAGCTATTGAGCGAGGCGAGCAAGTTACAAACGCCGCAAGAGCGGCGTCAACAAGCCGAGCTCGATCGCATGATCGGGCACGCCGAGGACAAGGCGACACTCGTCGAAATGACCGACCAAGCCTTTCGCACCCATTCGCCCGCTCGGGTGGCGGACCAATTGACTCACCTGTTGGACGTCCAGGGGATCCCGCGGTTTTTCAGCCCCGTCGAACAAGCGATGTTGAAAGGGTTCCAGTCGTTTGGCGAGTACCTGCCCGGCGTCGCGGTGCCGTTGGTCAAAGAAAAAATGCGGCGTGAGACCGCGAATGTGATTTTGCCAGCGGAGTCGAAGCTGTTGGGCGAGCATCTTCGCAATCGCCAAACGCATGGCATGCACATGAACGTCAACTTGCTCGGCGAGGCGATCTTGGGCGAACAGGAAGCTCGTCGGCGAGTCGATCAATGTTATGAAGCGCTGCGGATGAATGATCTGAAATGTTTGTCGGTCAAAATTTCGACGCTGTACAGCCAGATCTCTCCGATCGCCCGGCGACACTCGATCGATAAAGTCGCCGATCGGCTCGAGGCACTCTACCGAATCGCGATGAACAAGGCCGACCCGATGACGAAACAAAGCAAGTTCGTCTACTTGGATATGGAAGAGTACCGTGATCTCTATTTGACCGCGGACATCTTGTGCAATGCACTCGATCGCGAATCGATGCTAAACGTATCAGCGGGAATCGCACTGCAAGCCTACGTGCCGGACTCCTACGACGTGATGATGCGGTTGATCGATTGGTCGCGTCAACGCGTCGCTCAAGGGGGCCAACCGTTGACGATCCGCTTAGTCAAAGGCGCGAATCTGGAAATGGAACGCGTTGACGCTTCGATCCAAGGTTGGCCGCAAGCTCCGTATCGATCCAAAGTGGAAACCGATGCAAATTTCAAGTCGATGCTGCGACAGTTGATCGATGGGGCTGCCGAGGGAGTCATCCGCGTTGGCGTGGCGTCACACAACTTGTTCGATGTTGCTTTGGCGCTGCTTTGGTCAGCCGATTGTAACGCGACGGAGAACATTCAATTTGAAATGCTCGAGGGAATGGCGAACCATCAACGTCGTGCGATCTCCGAGCGTGACAATAAAATGGTGCTCTACGCACCCGCCTGTTTTCAAGACAGCTTCATCAATGCGATCGCCTATTTGATCCGGCGATTGGATGAGAACACGGGGCCGGAAAACTTCTTGCGACATACTTATCGGTTGAAGCCCGATAGCGAAGAGTTTGCGATGCTGGCCCAAGGTTTCAAGGATTCGATGGCCATCATTGACACCGTGTCTCATACGTCGCGTCGGACGCAAGATCGACGTGTGCGACCGGAACAGCCGGCGGTGGCGGAGCACTGGACTCAATTTGTGAACGACCCCGATACCGATTGGTCGTTACCGCATAACGCAGAGTGGATCGAATCGGTATTGAACCAGTGGAAAGATCGCTGCGACACCCTTTCGACCGGCAGTGGTGAGATTCGCGAGTCGACCGATCCGTCACGCCCTGGTGTGGTGGTGTGTCGCTACTCGGTGCCAACATTGGCGGACGTCGAGGCCGCGGTGCAAACCGCCTCGGCGGTTCAGGCCGAATGGGGGCGAACGAGCGTCCAATATCGTCATGACTTGCTGCGTGCGGTAGCTCAGAAGTTGCGGATTCGACGTGGCGATTTGATCGCGACGATGGTCGCCGATGGCGGAAAAACAGTGCTCGAGGCCGACCCCGAAGTCAGCGAAGCAATCGATTTTTGCGAGTTCTATCCGCTGACGGTCGATCATTGGCATCGGCAATCCAGCGTCAAGCTCGAGCCACGTGGCACCGTGGCGGTCGTCACGCCCTGGAATTTCCCCTTGGCGATTCCAGCCGGTGGGATTGCCGCGGCGCTGGCTGCTGGGAATTGTGTGCTGCTGAAACCTGCCTCCGAGACCGTGCTGGTCGCGTGGCATTTATGTCAAGCGTTCTGGGATGCCGGAGTTCCCAAAGACGTGTTGCAATTCGTGCCGTGCGACGGACGAACCGCCGAAGCGGGACTCGTCAAGAATCCGCAAATTGAAACCGTGATTTTGACGGGCGGCACCTCGACCGCGAAACGCATGCTTTCGGTGCGAAACGATTTGCACCTGTTGGCGGAAACCGGTGGCAAGAACGCCACGATCGTTACCTCGATGGCCGACCGTGACTTGGCGGTAAAACATGTCGTCCAGTCTGCGTTTGGACACAGCGGCCAAAAATGCAGTGCGACGTCACTGTTGTTACTCGAAAACGACGTGTTTGAGGACAAAACGTTTCGCGAGATGTTAGCCGATGCTGTCTCGAGCATCCGTGTCGGTTCGAGTTGGGATTTGTCGACAAAGATGGGGCCGCTGATCAAACCACCGCAAGCGGAATTAAATCAGGGGCTGAAATCGCTTGAGGATGACGAGTCATGGTTGGTGATTCCCGAGCACATCGTCGACAACCCGAATTTGTATCGACCGGGAGTCAAATGGAATATTCGGCCGGGAAGTTTCACGCATCTAACCGAACTGTTCGGCCCGGTCCTTGGGGTGATGCGGTTCTCGCGGTTGGAAGAGGCGATTGAGATCGTGCGTTCGACGGGCTATGGCTTGACCAGCGGGCTGGAGAGTTTGGATGACCGCGAGATCACGTTGTGGCGAGATTCGGTTCACGCCGGCAACCTGTACATCAATCGTCCCACGACCGGAGCGATTGTGCTGCGGCAACCGTTTGGTGGCGTCGGTTTGAGTGCCTATGGACCGGGCGTCAAAGCAGGTGGGCCGCACTACGTGCTGCCGCTCATGCAGGTCACCGATGGGAAATCAACGGTTACGCTGGGATCTCGCGAGACGTTCGGATCTGACGAATTGGACCGCTTGAGTTCGTTGTTGGAATGGGCCGAAGGGGAGGCGGTGGTCGATGATGTTGCCGCAACTCGGATTCAAGCGGCGGCAGCGACGCAACGAGTCGCGGTGGAAAATGAGTTTTCCAATGATCACGACACCTTCCGTCTGATCGGGCAAGACAACATTCGCCGGTACCGGCCGACGCAGGCGATGAATCTTCGTTTTGCAGCGAGTGATTCGATTTCGGATATTTGGATTGCGTTGTCGGCCGCGATTGCGGTCAAGACACAAGTGACGTTATCGATCGATCCCGAGGTGTCGGATGCGATCCAAGACTTGCTCGAGATGATTGCCGATGAATTCCCCGGCCTGGTGAATCCGATCGAGGAGTCGTCCTCCGATTTGGTGGAGCGAATTGCGGAAGGCGACGTCGGCCGGCTACGGTTGCTTGGTTCGACGAAGACGAGTGAGATCGACGAGGCGTGTGCCGAGCATTTTGTGACCGTGATTCGCGAGCCGGTGCTCGTCGAAGGGTCGGTGGAATGTTTGCGTTATCTCGACGAACAATCGATCTCGCACGACTACCACCGCTACGGCAATCCCGGTCGCCGCGCCGGAGAAAAACGAGCCGAGGTGCTTTAG
- a CDS encoding cytochrome P450, which translates to MSNFTRFLSDSLPGYRRVARLPKQLFAINPFEGDCLPTRVRLFHPGSGRPSLPFPHRWNFHDPVRILESYFHGADDEQGPGRHNRYLDIPGFAPVLVTRDPGIIRAIATATGDREGQFDRDTLPSVGIARATGKDTLLFANGAEWKKQRKIAACPFGKTTLYQPEQFCEFAETFRTTVEQRIELLRQHLSNSGQETVEIRLEPEVKVVMLEMLTNNFFGAEISYDELSNRYVPALERVIDHIVSDTVKNKLGIPWRKLPGLSKRIAQAKRDDAAFDELTQCVLAPRAENKALWKQFKSDAPDAKLLSNLKVFLAGALEATTSYATWAISHLARNPAAQEKVFQQVKDIDVYTPESLASATYLRDVLNETLRLTPSLYFLPRRATRDTWVTTADGRKMFIPSGTHILLDVWHANRHEDHWGVVAAGYPACEFAPQRWDHLAGAGRATKDILHFGFGHGPRVCPGKHLGELEVGLVVGAFVKTFQFQAENPANPARAGVSTKPADGTLVRMSLR; encoded by the coding sequence ATGTCGAACTTCACTCGATTCCTATCCGATTCACTGCCGGGATACCGGCGCGTGGCCCGACTGCCAAAGCAGTTGTTCGCAATCAATCCGTTTGAGGGCGATTGCCTGCCGACGCGGGTGCGATTGTTTCATCCTGGATCGGGACGCCCTTCGTTGCCGTTTCCGCATCGCTGGAATTTCCATGATCCGGTCCGGATTCTCGAAAGCTATTTCCATGGTGCAGACGACGAACAGGGACCAGGCCGCCATAACCGCTACTTAGATATTCCCGGTTTTGCTCCTGTCTTGGTGACGCGAGACCCAGGAATCATTCGGGCCATCGCCACCGCTACCGGCGATCGCGAGGGACAATTCGACCGCGACACACTCCCATCAGTTGGAATTGCGCGAGCGACCGGCAAGGACACCTTGCTGTTTGCAAACGGGGCCGAGTGGAAGAAGCAACGCAAGATTGCGGCCTGCCCATTCGGTAAAACAACACTGTATCAACCCGAACAATTTTGCGAGTTCGCCGAGACATTTCGCACCACCGTCGAGCAGCGGATCGAGCTACTGCGGCAACACTTATCCAACAGCGGCCAAGAAACGGTAGAAATCCGCTTGGAACCCGAAGTCAAAGTGGTGATGTTGGAGATGCTGACCAACAATTTTTTTGGTGCCGAGATTTCCTATGACGAACTGAGTAACCGATATGTGCCCGCATTAGAACGAGTGATCGACCATATCGTGTCCGACACCGTCAAGAACAAGCTTGGCATTCCGTGGCGTAAATTGCCTGGGTTGAGCAAACGAATCGCTCAGGCGAAGCGAGACGATGCAGCGTTTGATGAGTTGACGCAATGCGTGCTGGCCCCGCGAGCCGAGAACAAGGCGTTGTGGAAGCAGTTCAAATCCGATGCACCTGACGCGAAGCTGCTCAGCAATCTGAAGGTCTTCTTGGCTGGGGCACTCGAAGCGACCACGTCGTATGCAACCTGGGCGATCTCGCACCTCGCCCGCAACCCGGCAGCACAAGAGAAAGTGTTCCAACAGGTCAAAGACATTGATGTCTACACGCCCGAGTCGTTGGCCAGTGCGACCTACCTACGCGACGTGTTGAATGAGACTCTCCGGCTGACACCCTCGCTGTATTTCTTGCCTCGCCGCGCCACGCGTGACACCTGGGTGACCACCGCCGATGGGCGTAAAATGTTTATTCCAAGTGGAACGCACATTCTGTTAGATGTGTGGCACGCGAATCGACACGAAGACCACTGGGGTGTTGTCGCCGCCGGATATCCCGCCTGCGAATTCGCCCCCCAGCGCTGGGACCATTTAGCTGGGGCGGGGCGAGCGACGAAGGACATCCTGCATTTTGGTTTTGGTCATGGCCCCCGAGTCTGTCCTGGAAAACATCTAGGCGAACTCGAAGTCGGCTTGGTCGTGGGCGCGTTCGTCAAAACGTTCCAATTCCAAGCTGAAAACCCAGCGAATCCAGCCCGCGCAGGCGTCTCCACCAAACCCGCCGACGGCACCTTGGTGCGGATGTCGCTGCGCTGA
- a CDS encoding NYN domain-containing protein — MSLLLLVDGYNVIAPVAAPGRPGNLTSAHSTASNSRWLQAERNRLVSRLCDHLPENVRKRTCVVFDARCPPDNAVSQYEVSGIDIRFAVDDPEADDLIERLISEHSAPKQLAVVSSDHRLQDAAKRRGAIPFDAAPWLDDLLEDHPHLAIEISDGAGQGGSINRTGKPKGKVTSEEVEHWMREFGFEE; from the coding sequence ATGTCACTCTTACTGCTAGTCGACGGATACAACGTCATAGCGCCCGTTGCCGCTCCTGGAAGACCTGGAAACCTCACGTCTGCTCACTCGACGGCAAGCAACTCACGGTGGCTTCAAGCCGAACGCAACCGGCTAGTCTCTCGACTCTGCGATCATCTTCCCGAAAACGTTCGCAAACGCACCTGTGTCGTGTTTGACGCCCGCTGTCCGCCAGACAATGCGGTCAGCCAATATGAGGTTTCTGGAATCGACATTCGCTTTGCGGTCGACGATCCAGAAGCCGACGATTTGATTGAGCGGCTGATCAGCGAGCACTCGGCGCCCAAGCAATTAGCCGTCGTCTCGTCCGATCATCGTTTGCAAGACGCCGCGAAACGGCGAGGTGCGATACCATTTGACGCCGCTCCGTGGTTGGATGATCTACTCGAAGATCATCCTCATCTAGCGATCGAGATTTCCGACGGGGCAGGGCAGGGCGGCAGCATCAACCGCACCGGCAAACCCAAAGGCAAAGTAACAAGCGAGGAAGTCGAGCACTGGATGCGCGAGTTTGGCTTCGAAGAATAG
- the truA gene encoding tRNA pseudouridine(38-40) synthase TruA, with the protein MSVDAAPVDAVPVDTERAFKLTLAYDGTDFSGWQIQPNKPTIQGMLERALVKLTRQRVHVTGSGRTDAGVHALAQVASLRTPNWRASAADLVNAMNVNLPPTIVVIDAVDAPHDFHAIRDAIGKRYRYQLQIGGLRDVIDYRYRWHVHHAINIDAVSEAAKRFVGKHDFASFQAIGSPRKSTVRNVTACEVIREPAVDHRGELVSIEIEADGFLYNMVRNIAGTLIEVGRGKYPPQHIDEVIAAKDRDAAGPTAPPQALFLKRVDYRPFP; encoded by the coding sequence GTGTCCGTCGACGCAGCGCCGGTCGATGCAGTGCCCGTCGATACAGAACGGGCGTTTAAACTGACCCTTGCCTACGATGGCACCGATTTCTCCGGTTGGCAAATCCAACCGAACAAACCGACCATCCAAGGCATGCTCGAACGTGCGCTCGTCAAACTGACTCGCCAACGAGTCCATGTGACGGGCAGCGGTCGGACCGACGCAGGCGTGCACGCATTAGCCCAAGTCGCGAGCCTGCGGACGCCAAATTGGCGGGCCAGCGCTGCGGATCTGGTCAACGCCATGAATGTCAATCTACCGCCCACGATCGTGGTCATCGACGCGGTCGACGCACCACATGACTTTCACGCCATTCGTGACGCGATCGGGAAACGCTATCGCTACCAATTACAAATTGGGGGCCTGCGAGATGTGATTGACTATCGCTATCGATGGCACGTTCACCATGCGATCAACATCGACGCGGTCAGCGAAGCCGCGAAACGATTTGTCGGAAAACATGACTTCGCCAGTTTCCAAGCGATCGGAAGTCCACGTAAGTCAACGGTTCGCAACGTCACCGCTTGCGAAGTCATTCGAGAACCGGCGGTGGACCATCGAGGCGAATTGGTTTCGATTGAAATCGAAGCCGACGGGTTCCTGTACAACATGGTCCGCAACATTGCTGGCACTTTGATCGAGGTGGGGCGGGGCAAGTATCCGCCGCAACACATCGACGAGGTGATCGCCGCGAAAGATCGCGATGCTGCCGGCCCCACCGCTCCCCCTCAAGCGTTATTTCTCAAACGAGTCGACTATCGACCGTTTCCTTGA
- a CDS encoding aspartate-semialdehyde dehydrogenase: MYETLALVGATGAVGRIVLEQLAQRELPFKRLKLLASARSVGKEVHFRGETIKVELLEPGAFKDIDLVIASTPDEVSAEFASWAVDAGSVVVDESGYWRMDPKVPLVVPEVNPDAVDHHHGIIASPNCSTTQMVVALAPLHRAARVRRVVVSTYQATSGAGLAGNEELNDSIRSALVGQTHPPKTFQHPIGFNLIPQIGSEKHEGYTSEEMKMVYETRKILGDEEMQICPTCVRVPVASGHSESILVETERPLSIEEAKELLGQGEGITIVDDLSNGKYPMPRDCDGKDDVFIGRIRKDISGGNGIAFWCVSDNLRKGAATNAVQIAELMIKRSAMKTS, encoded by the coding sequence GTGTACGAAACCCTTGCTCTCGTTGGCGCCACCGGTGCAGTCGGTCGCATTGTCCTTGAACAACTCGCGCAACGTGAACTTCCGTTCAAGCGACTGAAACTATTGGCGTCGGCGCGTTCGGTGGGCAAGGAAGTCCATTTTCGTGGCGAAACGATTAAGGTCGAACTACTCGAACCGGGCGCGTTCAAAGACATCGATCTTGTCATCGCCAGCACCCCGGACGAAGTCTCTGCGGAATTCGCATCGTGGGCTGTCGATGCCGGATCGGTCGTAGTCGACGAGAGCGGCTATTGGCGGATGGACCCCAAGGTGCCACTCGTTGTCCCCGAGGTGAACCCCGACGCGGTCGATCATCATCACGGCATCATCGCCAGTCCGAATTGCAGCACCACTCAGATGGTTGTCGCGCTTGCACCGCTCCACCGTGCCGCGCGCGTTCGCCGCGTCGTCGTCAGCACGTATCAAGCGACCAGCGGAGCGGGGCTTGCCGGCAACGAAGAACTTAACGACAGCATCCGTAGCGCCCTGGTCGGTCAAACGCATCCTCCGAAAACGTTTCAACATCCGATCGGCTTCAACCTGATTCCTCAAATTGGCTCGGAAAAGCACGAAGGCTATACGAGCGAAGAGATGAAGATGGTCTACGAGACCCGCAAGATCCTGGGCGACGAGGAGATGCAAATCTGTCCGACCTGTGTGCGTGTTCCCGTTGCCAGCGGACATAGCGAATCCATCTTGGTCGAAACCGAACGCCCTCTTTCGATCGAAGAAGCCAAAGAATTGCTCGGCCAAGGCGAAGGAATCACGATCGTCGATGACCTTTCCAATGGAAAGTACCCCATGCCGCGTGATTGCGATGGCAAGGACGATGTCTTTATCGGCCGCATTCGCAAAGACATCAGCGGCGGCAATGGAATCGCGTTCTGGTGCGTCAGCGACAACCTTCGCAAAGGGGCCGCCACCAATGCGGTCCAGATCGCTGAATTGATGATCAAACGCTCGGCGATGAAAACGTCCTAG